A genomic window from Microvirga mediterraneensis includes:
- a CDS encoding TniQ family protein has translation MTLRPLPKTVSPHPDELLSSWLARLAAANYCDFVDLLAHVGVDSRHTIMLDFALETEVAERIAVFARTDVDRVQSLLFPVLTQTEAALTAPVPLHTCPNCSRQGLALKHWRRAWVVDCQACGALLTPILGKPDIGLLSDQLLRRARKGAALLGSAVTLNSVSQIRRAMRGVAFAMALKRAGGTPAAALQSYNPEVRLFCLAAIAAVQKHPLLKAALLTTGIDDFARVALLRTYHEEARLLATVDRIACRIQHRVRTLRSRSSEQS, from the coding sequence TTGACGCTGCGCCCGCTGCCGAAGACTGTCTCGCCCCACCCAGACGAATTGCTTTCCAGCTGGCTCGCGCGGCTTGCCGCTGCCAACTACTGCGATTTCGTCGATCTTCTTGCACACGTCGGCGTCGACAGCCGTCATACCATCATGCTCGACTTCGCGCTTGAGACAGAAGTGGCTGAAAGGATCGCTGTGTTTGCACGCACTGATGTCGACCGCGTGCAGTCACTTCTGTTTCCTGTCCTGACCCAGACAGAAGCCGCACTGACAGCGCCAGTACCGCTCCATACGTGTCCAAACTGTTCGCGACAGGGTCTGGCGCTCAAACACTGGCGACGGGCATGGGTAGTCGACTGTCAAGCTTGCGGAGCATTACTGACCCCGATACTCGGCAAGCCTGACATCGGGCTGCTTTCGGATCAGTTGCTTCGTCGTGCTCGCAAGGGTGCTGCCCTGCTTGGATCTGCGGTGACGCTAAATAGCGTTAGCCAAATCCGACGGGCAATGCGCGGCGTTGCCTTTGCCATGGCACTCAAGAGGGCTGGTGGAACCCCTGCTGCGGCACTGCAAAGCTATAATCCAGAAGTGCGGCTCTTCTGCCTCGCCGCGATTGCCGCGGTCCAGAAGCATCCGCTGCTCAAGGCGGCGTTGCTCACCACTGGTATCGATGACTTCGCCAGGGTCGCCTTGCTCCGGACCTATCACGAGGAGGCCCGATTGCTCGCCACCGTCGATCGGATCGCGTGCCGGATACAGCACCGAGTTCGCACCTTGAGATCAAGGAGCAGCGAGCAATCCTGA